One region of Pogoniulus pusillus isolate bPogPus1 chromosome 19, bPogPus1.pri, whole genome shotgun sequence genomic DNA includes:
- the LOC135184107 gene encoding uncharacterized protein LOC135184107 gives MAAGEAGSGRTDLFHRMTDIDEFEHLNQALDINNLVSSEQILNKLADTVATLCMGLQEVDKIDKEQLITLAACIVRKQDELDNMKNEIESLKLNLKSSSSLREEAQLMGQHIKLVEAENQKLYSMLQLQNERLEIAQQKLQELRTGRMAEAAAAARQPPLETETAANAALAVPATPSGDPRVVFTEPRPESPFPRDLPDAAIRQWRPQQPRHEPLPPERYELPSVRDLPPARSLQPPQQEQRRQPSPVPLPRTRVSLNQRQSPPPQPLSPRVTTLHTATTQTERRAGQPPLHSSYGYAHPQPRRKEKHRPKPLPGNTPSSSDEETEEIHGRMRPFSVRPVFKSETVYGKRGKGTTTARTRPYTALQVREFREMYSRMPHETITDYVYRVVESGAHSVILSREEVGRSCWGPAVFLGNGPEGDVALSSRIFYWASSFDPVDRDEPTKFRITTCAELDEAVTKLACVQAMYEGGIYPNPMDAPIDPRRLRPLVKGLSGTLRSICDTRKEQIEELIQFGVTTGYNLTYYMTWGDLLEELSIKGHNLGYYEPVSPPASFFEKQQPGNKGSYVVTPRGKKQDVRHAKASQSAYSGSPESPKGSPRRSPRASPRSSPRGSPELNRRYSSRMSWGQSPYFGQDAYQRQNTKYGVKPRDLLKRNRARDPMKAELFGIMGGLEKRMQDIVAKAMKHLLEERETGGNHGRSSRAASPNRPDQSFTSDQQGAKSKQKN, from the coding sequence ATGGCTGCAGGCGAAGCAGGGTCGGGAAGGACGgatttatttcacagaatgacagataTTGATGAATTTGAACATTTAAATCAGGCACTGGATATAAATAATTTAGTCAGCTCAGAACAAATTTTGAACAAGTTGGCAGATACGGTAGCCACGTTGTGTATGGGCTTGCAGGAGGTTGATAAAATAGACAAGGAACAACTGATTACATTAGCAGCTTGCATAGTTCGAAAGCAAGACGAACTAGATAATATGAAAAATGAGATAGAGAGTCTTAAACTTAACCTGAAGAGTTCAAGTTCCTTGAGGGAAGAGGCACAGCTCATGGGACAACACATTAAATTAGTAGAAGCCGAAAATCAGAAGCTATATTCCATGCTGCAATTGCAAAACGAGAGACTGGAAATTGCACAACAAAAGTTGCAAGAACTGCGAACAGGGCGAATGGCTGAAGCAGCCGCTGCCGCTAGGCAGCCGCCGCTGGAAACCGAAACCGCGGCAAACGCGGCACTTGCCGTGCCCGCAACCCCGTCCGGGGACCCCAGAGTCGTTTTTACCGAGCCGCGACCCGAATCGCCGTTTCCCCGAGACCTGCCAGACGCAGCAATACGCCAGTGGCGACCGCAGCAGCCACGCCACGAACCGCTGCCCCCCGAGCGGTATGAACTGCCGTCTGTCCGAGATCTGCCGCCGGCACGATCTCTTCAGCCGCCGCAGCAGGAACAGCGACGGCAGCCTTCACCAGTCCCTTTGCCGCGCACCCGAGTGTCCCTAAATCAGCGACAATCGCCgccaccacagccactgtcGCCACGAGTGACCACTCTTCATACCGCCACGACTCAAACGGAGCGCCGCGCCGGACAGCCGCCGTTGCACAGCAGCTATGGCTACGCACATCCGCAGCCTCGCCGCAAAGAGAAGCACCGCCCCAAGCCCTTGCCTGGAAACACGCCGAGCAGCAGCGACGAGGAAACGGAGGAGATCCACGGGAGAATGAGACCCTTCTCCGTGAGACCCGTGTTCAAATCGGAAACCGTTTACGGGAAAAGGGGCAAAGGAACCACGACTGCGCGAACCCGACCATACACGGCACTGCAGGTGCGTGAGTTTAGGGAAATGTATTCCCGCATGCCTCATGAAACCATAACTGACTATGTGTACAGGGTGGTGGAGAGTGGTGCCCATTCGGTAATCTTGTCCCGCGAGGAAGTGGGGAGAAGTTGCTGGGGACCTGCAGTGTTCCTTGGGAATGGTCCCGAGGGGGATGTTGCATTAAGTTCTAGAATCTTTTATTGGGCTAGTTCTTTTGATCCTGTAGACAGGGATGAACCAACAAAATTTCGTATCACAACTTGTGCTGAATTGGATGAAGCAGTCACTAAGCTGGCGTGTGTGCAGGCTATGTATGAGGGGGGAATTTATCCCAATCCTATGGATGCCCCGATAGACCCACGACGGCTAAGACCCTTAGTAAAAGGTCTGTCAGGAACTTTAAGGAGCATATGCGATACAAGAAAAGAGCAAATTGAGGAGCTAATACAATTTGGTGTTACAACAGGGTATAATTTAACCTACTACATGACATGGGGAGATCTGTTGGAGGAATTATCCATCAAAGGGCATAATTTAGGTTATTATGAACCCGTATCTCCGCCGGCATCCTTttttgagaagcagcagcctggaaacaAAGGCAGCTACGTGGTCACTCCACGTGGGAAGAAGCAGGACGTGCGGCACGCAAAGGCGTCCCAGAGTGCCTACTCTGGTAGTCCTGAAAGCCCCAAAGGGAGTCCCAGAAGGAGCCCTAGAGCGAGCCCACGGTctagtcccagggggagccctgagctaaATCGTCGCTATAGCTCGAGGATGTCCTGGGGGCAGAGTCCCTATTTTGGGCAAGATGCATACCAGAGGCAGAACACCAAATATGGGGTGAAACCCCGCGACTTGTTGAAAAGGAACCGGGCGAGAGACCCCATGAAAGCTGAATTGTTTGGAATAATGGGAGGTTTAGAAAAAAGGATGCAAGATATAGTAGCTAAGGCTATGAAACACCTCCTTGAAGAAAGGGAGACAGGAGGGAACCACGGTAGGAGTTCCAGAGCCGCCTCTCCTAACAGGCCTGATCAGTCTTTTACTTCTGATCAGCAGGGggccaaaagcaaacaaaaaaactag